DNA sequence from the Rhizobium lusitanum genome:
ATGGTCTTGCCGTCCGACGAGAGCGGCTTCGGCGCTTCGTTGCCGAACAGCTTTTCCCAGGAACTCAGCGCCTCGACCACCTCGAACTCCGGATTGTTGGCGGCGAAACGGTTGACCTGCGTCTCGTTTTCGTCCGGCAGGACCGAGCAGGTAACGTAGAGCAGCATACCGCCGGGGCGGACGAATTCGCCGGCCTGGGCCAGCGCTTCCTGCTGCTGGCTGATGCGTTCGTCGAGGTTCTTCTGCGTCAGCCGCCATTTCGTATCGGGACGGCGGCGCCAGGTGCCGGTGCCGGTGCAAGGCGCGTCGACCAGCACCTTGTCGAATTTGCCGCGCAGGGCAAGCAGGGCGTTGCGTTCGTCGTGAACCTGGACATTGCGGGTGCCGGCGCGCTTCAATCGCTCGATGATCGGCGCCAGCCGCCGGCGATCGGTATCATAGGCGTGGACCTGACCCTTATTGTGCATTGCCGCCGACATGGCGAGCGTCTTGCCGCCGCCGCCGGCGCAATAGTCGAGCACCTGGTCGCCCTCCTGCGGCAGGACGAGATCGGCAACGATCTGCGAGCCCTCATCCTGTACCTCGAACCATCCCTTCTGGAAGGAAAGCTCGGCGGTGACGTTCGGCAGGCGCGATGCGCCTTCGCCGGCGGGAATGCGGATGCCGTTACGGGCAATCTTCGAGGCCTGGGCGCCTGCGCGCTCCAGCGCCTTGACCGCCTTGTCGCGGCTGGCCTTCAGGGAGTTGGCGCGCAGGTCAAGCGTCGGCCGTTCGGCAAGCGCCTGTGCCTCTGCCAGCCAGCTATCGCCGAAAGCCTGCTGGAAAGAGTGTTCGACCCATTCGGGAATATCGCCCTGGATATGGCGGGGCGCATCCTCGAGCCTGCGGGCGGCAAAGGCGGCCAGCGCCTCTGCGCTCGGTGCCTCGGGCGCGAATTTGTCGCCGTCAAGCTCTGCGGCCAGCGTTTCGGGCGTCAGGCCCCATTGACGGAAGAGGACGGCATGGGCGAGCCCGGATGGGGTGTCGTCGCCCATCAGCCAGGCATGCGACAGCCGCATGCGCAGGGCGTCATAGACGATGTTGCCGATCGCGGCGCGGTCGCCGGAACCGGCGAAGCGATGGGCAAGTCCCCAATCCTTCAGGGCATCGGCCACCGGTCGCTTGCGCGTTTCGATATCGGCAAGAACCTCGATGGCACCCTGTAGTCGGCCGCCCAAACGCATTCACTACTCTCCTGCTCGGCGCATGGGCCCGAAAATCACGATCGATTGTCGGAAGGGCACATGCGCTCATCATGATGTTGCTGACACCTCATCAATCCGCACGAATATATAGCACGTGGCGGCAGATTATTGAGACGTCTCAACCGCGTGGTAGCCGCGATTGACGGAGAGAGCAAGCATTACGCCGAAACGCCGGATCGTTACCGGCGATTTCGCGGATTACCTGGAAGCGACGATTTCGTAGCAGACCTTGGCCGTGCCGGAGGAAACCATGCCGATATCCTGTGCTGCTGCACGGGAAAGATCGAGTACCCGGCCGCGAATGAAAGGTCCGCGATCGTTGATGCGAACGACGACGCTGCGGCCGTTATTACGGTTGGTGACCTTCAGGCGTGTGCCGAAAGCAAGCGAGCGATGCGCGGCAGTAAGACGTGCGGAACTCATGCGTTCCCCGGAAGCAGTCTTGGTGGTTCCGCCGTACCATGATGCGCCCCCGCATCCCGTTGCTGCAAATGCGTCCGTAGAGAGGATAGCAAAAGAGGCGGATATAGTTGCGGCGATCGCAATAGCACGATTGAGTTTCTTCAAACCGATTTTTCCCTCAAGCAATTGAACTTGCGCCCAGCAGGCGGTGCGGGCTTAAATCGGGCGAAAAATGGCGAAAAAGTGCCTCCGTCGATCACGGAATGTTACAGTCTGTAACATTTGTGATTCACGGCAATTGATATGACAAGGCATCGAAAAAGCTGCTTCTTGGAAAAAGCCTAATGGAATCAGTCAAAAGCCGAATAAATTTTCTTTGACCCCCGGCGCTATGCGAAGGATCACGAAAGTCGGAAAAATAATTTTCCGACTTTGCCATAATCGCTGCCGCATTTGTGCAATTTTAGAGATCGTTAACCATAAGTGTGGAGAAAATTGAACTATGCCGGGTGGCTTAGTAGGAATTTTCATGCGAATTGGCTGTGATAACTATGGCTCTGTTCAGCCGCGCCAGCGTCCGGAAGCCCATAATTCGGCCAGCGACATGCGGTATTCCGGATAGCGGAAAAGGAAGCCGAGGGAGCGTAGTTTTGCATTCGAAACGCGCTTGTTCTCACCATAGAACGAACGGGCCATCGGCGTCAGCTCCGCCGTCTCGAAAGGCTGTTCCGGCGGCGGCTCGACACCCATCAGGCGGGCCGCTTCGACAATAATATCCTGCGGCGCGGTCGGCTCGTCATCTGTGACATTATAGATACCGCCGAGACGGCGGTCGGAGAGGAACTTGGCGCTGGCGCCGATGTCCTCTACGCGGATGCGGTTGAACACCTGATTTGCCTTGATCAGCCGTCGTGCCGTGCCCTTTTCCAGATTGGAGAAGGCGTTGCGGGCGGGGCCATAGATGCCGGCAAGCCTAAGCACGGCCACGGGAATGCCAAGCCGGACGCCGACGCGCAGCCAGCCATCCTCCGCTTCGACACGCTCGACGGAGCGGTTGGAAACCGGGTGCAACGACGTTTCCTCGTTGATCCAGGCACCCTTATGATCGCCATAGACGCCGACGGTGGAAAGGTATCCGATCCATTCGAGCTTCGGCATCAGCGTGGCGACATCGAGATGCGCCAGCCTGAGTAGCGGATCGCCCGCCGTACCCGGAGCGATCGATTGAATAAGGTGCGTGGCAGATTTCATCGCCTCGGCGAGCGCCGGATCGAGCGTCTCGCCGTCGAAGACAAAGGCTTCCACGCCTTGCCTGGCGAGAAGATCGGCTTTGTCGGCCGAGCGGGTGGTGCCGGTGATGCGGATACCGGAGCCGGCGAAGGCCCTGGCGATAGCGGTTCCCGAATAACCGCAGCCGAAAATCATCACATGCATCACGCCACTCCCGCCAGTTTCCATTCGGCGCGGACATCCGCGTCCGGTTCGTCGGTTCTTTCTGCCGCAAAAGCAAGGAATTCGCCAGCCGTCATCAGCCGCGACAGCGCCCAGACGGCCATGCCGCGCACGACGGGCGAGGGATCGCCGGAGAGACGACGGCTGGCCTCGATCAAAGTGCGATCATCGGAATTGCCGGCGGCGATCAACACGTTGCGGACAAAACGGTCGCGGCCGATGCGCTTGACCGGCGAGCCGCTGAAGAAGGTGCGAAAGGCGGCATCGTCGAGATCAAGCAGAAAGGCGATCGACGGCTCCTTGAGGTCTTTGCGGGCGACGAGCTTCATCTCCGACGCTGAGCTGGCGAATTTGTTCCAGGGGCAGGCGGCAAGACAATCGTCGCAACCATAGATGCGATTGCCGATCAGTGGCCGAAGCAGCGGATCGATCGGCCCTTTATGCTCTATGGTGAGATAGGAGATGCAGCGACGGGCGTCGAGCTGGTAGGGCGTCGGGAAGGCCGCCGTCGGACAGACATCCAGACAGGCGCGGCAGGAGCCGCAATGGT
Encoded proteins:
- a CDS encoding RsmB/NOP family class I SAM-dependent RNA methyltransferase; translation: MRLGGRLQGAIEVLADIETRKRPVADALKDWGLAHRFAGSGDRAAIGNIVYDALRMRLSHAWLMGDDTPSGLAHAVLFRQWGLTPETLAAELDGDKFAPEAPSAEALAAFAARRLEDAPRHIQGDIPEWVEHSFQQAFGDSWLAEAQALAERPTLDLRANSLKASRDKAVKALERAGAQASKIARNGIRIPAGEGASRLPNVTAELSFQKGWFEVQDEGSQIVADLVLPQEGDQVLDYCAGGGGKTLAMSAAMHNKGQVHAYDTDRRRLAPIIERLKRAGTRNVQVHDERNALLALRGKFDKVLVDAPCTGTGTWRRRPDTKWRLTQKNLDERISQQQEALAQAGEFVRPGGMLLYVTCSVLPDENETQVNRFAANNPEFEVVEALSSWEKLFGNEAPKPLSSDGKTITLTPASTDTDGFFFCRLQRKQ
- a CDS encoding septal ring lytic transglycosylase RlpA family protein produces the protein MKKLNRAIAIAATISASFAILSTDAFAATGCGGASWYGGTTKTASGERMSSARLTAAHRSLAFGTRLKVTNRNNGRSVVVRINDRGPFIRGRVLDLSRAAAQDIGMVSSGTAKVCYEIVASR
- a CDS encoding SDR family oxidoreductase, whose translation is MHVMIFGCGYSGTAIARAFAGSGIRITGTTRSADKADLLARQGVEAFVFDGETLDPALAEAMKSATHLIQSIAPGTAGDPLLRLAHLDVATLMPKLEWIGYLSTVGVYGDHKGAWINEETSLHPVSNRSVERVEAEDGWLRVGVRLGIPVAVLRLAGIYGPARNAFSNLEKGTARRLIKANQVFNRIRVEDIGASAKFLSDRRLGGIYNVTDDEPTAPQDIIVEAARLMGVEPPPEQPFETAELTPMARSFYGENKRVSNAKLRSLGFLFRYPEYRMSLAELWASGRWRG